The DNA segment CATGAACGGGCGCCGCATCCTCTCCAGACGCAACCGTCTTATCGCCAGAAGCCCGAGCCAGAGGCCTTGTGCAATCTTGGCACGCCCTTCGCTTTGGCTTCGGTGTGCAGGAGCTACCCGGACGACCGGGTTCGCGGCACCACAATTTGCAAATGGCTGGCTAGGGTTCCGGTCCGCGAAAGCGGATGACTGGTCCGAGAGCTGGCGACCTCCAGCGAGGTTACACGGCGGGACAAAAGCCCGGGAGAACGCGCCCCTTGATTGGGAAGTGCCGCGCCGCTCCGCCCGCCCTGAAACGAACTGGAGGTCATCCATGCACAAGCCCCGTCTGTTCGCCCTCGCCGTTGCCGGCCTCGCCGCCGCACTCAGCTTCAACACCTCCGCCGCCCAGAAGGACAGTTTCAACGTCTGCTGGACTATCTATGCCGGCTGGATGCCCTGGGAGTACGGCGCCACCAAGGGCATCGTCGACAAGTGGGCGAAGAAGTACGGGATCGAGATCAAGGTCACCCAGCTCAACGACTACGTCGAGTCCATCAACCAGTACACCGCTGGTGGATTCGACGGCTGCACCATGACCAACATGGACGCCCTGACCATTCCCGCTGCCGGCGGCGTCGACAGCACCGCACTGATCGTTGGCGACTTCTCCAATGGCAACGACGGCGTGGTGGTCAAGGGCGAAGGCAAGACCCTGGCCGACCTCAAGGACATGCCTGTCAACCTGGTGGAGCTGTCCGTCTCCCACTACCTGCTGGCCCGCGCCCTGGAACGTGCCGACCTTTCCGAGAAAGACGTGCAGGTAGTGAACACCTCCGACGCCGACATCGCAGCGGCCTTCAACACCGCAGATGTCCAGGCCGTGACCACCTGGAACCCCATGCTCGCCGAGATCAAGGGCCAGCCCGGCACCAGCCTGGTGTTCGATTCCAGCAAGGTGCCCGGCGAGATCATGGACATGATGGTGGTCAACACCGAGACCCTGAAGGACAACCCCGCCCTGGGCAAGGCGCTGACCGGCGCCTGGTTCGAGATCGTCGCGCTGATGAACGCCGGCAACGCCGAAAGCACAGCAGCCCTGGAACACATGGCCAAGGCCTCCGGCACCGACCTGGCCGGCTACCAGGCGCAACTGGCCGCCACCCGCCTGTTCCACACCCCGGCCGATGCCCTGTCCTTCGTCACCAGCCCGAAACTGCCGGCGACCATGGACAAGGTGGCCAGCTTCAGCTTCCACCATGGCCTGCTGGGCGAAGGTGCCAAGGACGCCAACGCCGTGGGCATGAGCTTCGCCAAGGGCGTGGTCACCGGTGACAAGGGCAACGTCAAGCTGCGCTTCGACCCGACCTACGTGCAGCTGGCCGCAGACGGAAAGCTCTGAACCGATCCGTAGGTTGGCGCCGAGGAACGAGGCGCAACACCACCGCACTTCCAGGCCATTCGTTGGGCCTCGCTGCGCTCGGACCAACCTACATGCCCTCACAACCGAGAACCTGCCATGCGCCTGATCAACCGCCAACCGGACCGCGCCGGACGCCTGATCCTGGTCCTGCTGCCGTTCGCCCTGCTGCTGTTCGCCTACTTCACCGGCTCGGCGGCCCGGCTCACGGAGAACCCCAACGACAAGCTGCTGCCCAGCGCGGCGCAGATGAGTGAGGCCGTCGAGCGCCTGGCCTTCACCGAGGACAAGCGCAGCGGCGAGTACCTGTTCTGGCAGGACACCGCATCGAGTCTGAAACGCCTGGCGCTGGGCCTGTCCATCGCCGCGCTGCTGGGCCTGACACTGGGCATCGCCGCCGGCACCCTGCCGCTGTTCGGCGCGCCGCTGTCGCCCCTGCTGACGGTGCTGTCGATGATTCCACCATTGGCGATCCTGCCGATCCTGTTCATCGTCTTCGGCCTGGGCGAGCTGTCCAAGGTGATGCTGATCGTCATCGGCGTCGCCCCCTGCATCGCCCGCGACCTGGAGCAGCGCGCACGGGAAATCCCCCGTGAACTGCTGATCAAGGCGCAGACGCTCGGCGCCAATACCTGGACGCTGATCCTGCGGGTGGTGCTGCCGCAACTGCTGCCGCGCCTGCTGATTTCCCTGCGCCTGGTGCTGGGCTCGGCCTGGTTGTTCCTGATCGCCGCCGAAGCCATCGCCTCCACCGATGGCCTGGGCTACCGCATCTTCCTGGTCCGCCGCTACCTGGCCATGGACGTGATCCTCCCCTACGTGGCGTGGATCACCCTGCTCGCCTGGCTGATGGACCTGGGCCTGCGCCAGCTCACCCGGCTGGCCTTCCCCTGGTACGAAGGAGCCAAGGCATGAGCCTCATCAGCGTCCGCAATGTCTGGCAGGAATATGGCGACCAGGTGGTGCTGGAGAACCTCGACCTGTCGGTGAATGAAGGCGAGTTCTGCACCCTGGTCGGCGCTTCCGGCTGCGGCAAATCCACCTTCCTGCGCATGCTGCTGGGCCAGGAATCGCCCAGCCGCGGCAGCATCCTGCTGGACGGCAAACCGCTGGCGGCCGAGCCCGACGCCAGCCGCGGCGTGGTGTTCCAGCGCTATTCGGTGTTCCCGCACCTGAGCGTGCTGGATAACGTCGCCCTTGGCCTGGAACTGCCCCGCTCGCCCCTCTTCGGCCGATTGTTCGGTGGCGCGAAACGCGCCGCCCGTGAGGAAGCTGCGGCCATTCTCGCCAAGGTCGGCCTGGGCCATGCACTGGACAAGTACCCCAGCCAGCTTTCCGGCGGCATGCAACAACGCCTGGCCATCACCCAGGCGCTGATCATGAAACCCCGCATGTTGCTGCTGGACGAGCCCTTCGGCGCCCTCGATCCGGGCATCCGCAAGGACATGCACGAACTGCTGCTCGGCCTCTGGCGCGAAACCCGGCTCACCGTGTTCATGGTCACCCACGACCTCTCCGAAGGCTTCAGCCTGGGCACCCGCCTGCTGGTCTTTGACAAGGTGCGCCAGGACCCGCATGCACCCAACGCCTTCGGTGCGCGCATCACCTACGACATTCCCCTGAACAGCGACCGCCGTGCTGCCCGCGCGGCCGTCGAGGCCCTGCCGGAGCGAGTCACCTCCGCCCTGCATCCTGCCATCGCCCACTGACAAGGAGCCGGCCCATGACCGCATCCCTGACCCTGAGCCCGACCCTCTACGAAGAAACCGTCCCCGGCGGCGGCCACACCTCCTTCGTGCTCAAGCGCGGCCAACAGCTGCGCATCACCGACCTCGAAGGTGGCGCCAACGTCAGCCTGCTGCTGCTCAACGCTCAAGAGAAGAGCGAGCGCCTCAATCTGCCGGACAGCCTGAAGTGCCAGCACACCGCCAAGCTCACCGCCGGCCACTGCCTCTACTCCGACATGGGCCGGGTACTGGCCGCCATCACCGCCGACACCTGCGGCTGGCACGACAGCTTCGGCGGCGTGCTCAACGCGGAGGAAGTGAGGGAAAAGTACGGTGCCGGGCGCTACCAGGAACTGCGCAACGGTTTCTTCCGCAACGGTGTGGACAACCTGCTGGTGGAGATGGGCAAGTGGGACCTGGGGCTTTCCGACCTGCTGATGTGCCTGAACCTCTTCAGCAAGGTCACCGTGGACAGTGACGGCTGCTTCCACTTCCAGCCGGGCAACTCCAAGGCCAGCGACTACATCGAGCTCTACGCGCCCATGGACACGCTGGTGGTGCTCACCGCCCTGCAGCACCCCATGGACCCCAACCCCGCCTATGCGCCCAAGCCCGTGACCCTGGCCTGGCAGCAGGTACAGAGCGACGGCATCACCCTGCTCTGCCGCACCTCGCGCCCGGAGAACGGTCGCGGCTTCCACAACACCGAACGCCTGTATATCTGAGGGCCACCCGGATGAACCTGACCCACAGCGAAAAACACTCCGAAGCCGCGGTGTACCGCGCCGTGATTGCCGCCGGCGAACCTTTCATGACTGAAGTGAAGGCCGGCCAGACCGTTCGCCTGCTGGACCTGGAAGGCAACCAGGCGGTGGACACCCTGTTCTACAGCGCCCGCAACCCACGCGAGCGCTACGACGTGCAGCGCACCCTGCGCCGGCAGAACCGCGTCTACCTCAGCGCCGGCAGTGTGCTCTATTCCAACCTCGGCAACCCGATGCTGACCCTCACCGCCGACACCTGCGGCCGCCACGACACCCTCGGCGGCGCCTGCGCCCAGGAGAGCAACACCGTGCGCTACGCGCTGGACAAGCGCTACATGCACAGCTGCCGCGACAACTTCCTGCGCGCCTGCCTGCACGATGGGCGCCTCACCAAGCGCGACATCAGCGCCAACATCAACTTCTTCATGAACGTGCCGGTCACCCCGGAAGGCGGCCTGACCTTCGAAGACGGCATCTCCGCCGCCGGCAAGTACGTCGAGCTCAAGGCGCACATGGACATCATCGTGCTGATCTCCAACTGCCCGCAGCTGAACAACCCCTGCAACGCCTACAACCCAACGCCCGCTGAGGTGCTGGTATGGGACTGAAGCAGCTGCGCGCCTGGCTTTTCCTGTTGTGCCAGA comes from the Pseudomonas sp. TCU-HL1 genome and includes:
- a CDS encoding ABC transporter ATP-binding protein, which translates into the protein MSLISVRNVWQEYGDQVVLENLDLSVNEGEFCTLVGASGCGKSTFLRMLLGQESPSRGSILLDGKPLAAEPDASRGVVFQRYSVFPHLSVLDNVALGLELPRSPLFGRLFGGAKRAAREEAAAILAKVGLGHALDKYPSQLSGGMQQRLAITQALIMKPRMLLLDEPFGALDPGIRKDMHELLLGLWRETRLTVFMVTHDLSEGFSLGTRLLVFDKVRQDPHAPNAFGARITYDIPLNSDRRAARAAVEALPERVTSALHPAIAH
- a CDS encoding ABC transporter permease, with protein sequence MRLINRQPDRAGRLILVLLPFALLLFAYFTGSAARLTENPNDKLLPSAAQMSEAVERLAFTEDKRSGEYLFWQDTASSLKRLALGLSIAALLGLTLGIAAGTLPLFGAPLSPLLTVLSMIPPLAILPILFIVFGLGELSKVMLIVIGVAPCIARDLEQRAREIPRELLIKAQTLGANTWTLILRVVLPQLLPRLLISLRLVLGSAWLFLIAAEAIASTDGLGYRIFLVRRYLAMDVILPYVAWITLLAWLMDLGLRQLTRLAFPWYEGAKA
- a CDS encoding putative urea ABC transporter substrate-binding protein; translation: MHKPRLFALAVAGLAAALSFNTSAAQKDSFNVCWTIYAGWMPWEYGATKGIVDKWAKKYGIEIKVTQLNDYVESINQYTAGGFDGCTMTNMDALTIPAAGGVDSTALIVGDFSNGNDGVVVKGEGKTLADLKDMPVNLVELSVSHYLLARALERADLSEKDVQVVNTSDADIAAAFNTADVQAVTTWNPMLAEIKGQPGTSLVFDSSKVPGEIMDMMVVNTETLKDNPALGKALTGAWFEIVALMNAGNAESTAALEHMAKASGTDLAGYQAQLAATRLFHTPADALSFVTSPKLPATMDKVASFSFHHGLLGEGAKDANAVGMSFAKGVVTGDKGNVKLRFDPTYVQLAADGKL
- a CDS encoding urea amidolyase associated protein UAAP1, which encodes MTASLTLSPTLYEETVPGGGHTSFVLKRGQQLRITDLEGGANVSLLLLNAQEKSERLNLPDSLKCQHTAKLTAGHCLYSDMGRVLAAITADTCGWHDSFGGVLNAEEVREKYGAGRYQELRNGFFRNGVDNLLVEMGKWDLGLSDLLMCLNLFSKVTVDSDGCFHFQPGNSKASDYIELYAPMDTLVVLTALQHPMDPNPAYAPKPVTLAWQQVQSDGITLLCRTSRPENGRGFHNTERLYI
- a CDS encoding urea amidolyase associated protein UAAP2, yielding MNLTHSEKHSEAAVYRAVIAAGEPFMTEVKAGQTVRLLDLEGNQAVDTLFYSARNPRERYDVQRTLRRQNRVYLSAGSVLYSNLGNPMLTLTADTCGRHDTLGGACAQESNTVRYALDKRYMHSCRDNFLRACLHDGRLTKRDISANINFFMNVPVTPEGGLTFEDGISAAGKYVELKAHMDIIVLISNCPQLNNPCNAYNPTPAEVLVWD